The window CGATTATTAACATTAATATTTCGTTCTTTAATTGATTTACCATTAAATTTACCGCGATTTTCTTGAGATTTTCGTTTCTTACCTTTTCTTCTTAAATTTTTATTAGTAACTTTTTCAAGTAATCCAGAATAAATTCAATTGTAAATTGTTTTAAAACTAATAATTCATTCTTTATGAAAATTTTTAATTCTGCCATAAATTTGTTCAGGCGATCAACCTAATAGTAATTTTTGTTGTACATATTTTACTAATTCTCTATTTTTAAACTTATGAAAATAAACATGTGATTGTTTTCTGTTTTCTGCTTTATTTTGTGCAATTAATGAAAAATAATGATTACTATCTTTATTTCTATTGACTTCTCGAATAATAGTACTAATACTTCGATTAAGATTTTTAGCTATTTCACTAATTTTTACTTTAAACTTCAATTGATTCTCAATATAAATTCTTTCATATATGCCAAGATGTTTGTAACCCATATAAAAACTCCTTGCTTTGTTTTTTCTAAAATAAACTTAGCATCATGAAATTTTTATATGAGATTTTTTGCAATTTTATTTACTTGCACTTACAAGTATAATTCAGCAATAAAAAATGGGGCGACTGATGGGAATTGAACCCACGAATGTTGGTTCCACAAACCAATGCGATAACCATTACGCCACAGTCGCCATATATAATGGTTTTTACTAACCGATAAAATTATATAACTATTTTAAAAGAATGTAAACTTATTCATAAAAAAATCGCTAAGATTAACTTAGTGATAAAATATATGGTTTTTCTAAATTATTTTTTAAAGTTTCTAAAAATTGTCCGGCATCATAAATATCAATAGCTCGTTGATCAACCGTTAATGTTATATTCATCATATGTCTAATAGTCACACTTTGACCATAAACAACGGGTTTTCTTAAAATCTTATCAATCCCCATAACCGCAACATTAGAATAAAAAATTGGTGAAATACCTGAATTTGCGCCAACCATTCCAAAATTAGTAATAGTAATTGTACTACCAACAAATTCAAGATCATTTGTTTTCCTTGCCCGAATTCTTTGATTAGATTGTTCCATATCAATTGCTAATTGTGCTATTGATAACTTATCAACTAACCTAATAACTGGAGTTTGTAAACCATCAACATATTGTCGAGCAATAGCAATATTATGATATCTTTTAATAACTAATTCATTAGTATTGGCATCATAACTAGCATTAAGTTTTGGATGCTATTCTAAACTTAAAGATATTGCTTTAATTATAAATACCATGGAATTCAAACGAGTCTTACTATTATTACTATGCAAAGACATCCTTTCACAAAGAATAATAACATTATTCATATCAACTTCACAATTTAATGTTAAATGAAGAATATATTTATTACTTAATATCAATGCTTCCACAGCACTATTTCTTACTTTTGAAAGCATTTTTCTAAGTTTCTAAATGACCACTCTTTTGTTCATCAGAATGATTAATATCAATGTTAACAACATTATCATTAGTTAAATTTTCATCTCTTAAATTATTTTCTAACTGTTCTTGAGATAACGAATTAAAAGATTGTTGCATATTCAGTATGATAAGAAGCCATTAATTGCGGATTAATAATTGGAACATATTTTGGTGGAATAAATATTCGTTGGTGAAAATAATTAGGTACATATTGATGACTTGAATTTTCCAACATATTATTTGTTCCTTGATTACTTTGTTGAGTATTTATATTTTCATCAGTTACTTCATCAATTAATTCTTTTAAATTTACTTCTGACTTAGAAACAATAACTTTGTCTTGTTCAGTATTCTTTTCTTGATATCCTAATGGTTGATATTGACTTTTAATAGTTTTTATAGTTTCTAGTTTATCATCTGTTGCTTCAGAAATTATTTTATTAATTTCTTCAATTTAGCCAAATTGTAAAGTTAAGTGCAACTAAATTATTTTTCTAACCAAATATTCGATTGGTGAAAGATAATTTAGTATTTTTCTTGGTCTTTGGTTTAAAGACAATATAAATTTATGAACTGCATTTTTAGTAGTATTTGAAAAATTAAATTTTTTAGGAAATTTTTCTCTAATTAAACCATTAGTATTTTCATTAGTACCTCTTTGTCAAGGCGAATACGCATTAGCAAAATAAATTTTCACATTTAAATTTTTTTCAAGTTGTTGTCAATTAGAAAATTCTTTACCCCTATCAAATGTTATAGTCTTAACAAGATTATTTGGAAGAATTGATAAATAATGGCTAATGTTTTCGTTAACAACTTTAGTAGTTCTATTTTCAACTAACATTGCTAAAGTAAATCTTGATGTTCTTTCAACTAAAGTTATTAAACATGATTTACTTTTACCTCGTGATGATACTACAGTATCACCTTCTCAATGACCAACAGTTATACGATTATTAACATTAATATTTCGTTCTTTAATTGATTTACCATTAAATTTACCGCGATTTTCTTGAGATTTTCGTTTCTTACCTTTTCTTCTTAAATTTTTATTAGTAACTTTTTCAAGTAATCCAGAATAAATTCAATTGTAAATTGTTTTAAAACTAATAATTCATTCTTTATGAAAATTTTTAATTCTGCCATAAATTTGTTCAGGCGATCAACCTAATAGTAATTTTTGTTGTACATATTTTACTAATTCTCTATTTTTAAACTTATGAAAATAAACATGTGATTGTTTTCTGTTTTCTGCTTTATTTTGTGCAATTAATAGACTTCTTGCATAACCTATTAAAATAATAAAAATTTTAAATTTAACCACTTTAAAATAAACATTTTTCTAAAATCTAAAATAATTTTGA is drawn from Spiroplasma endosymbiont of Asaphidion curtum and contains these coding sequences:
- a CDS encoding IS30 family transposase, with translation MGYKHLGIYERIYIENQLKFKVKISEIAKNLNRSISTIIREVNRNKDSNHYFSLIAQNKAENRKQSHVYFHKFKNRELVKYVQQKLLLGWSPEQIYGRIKNFHKEWIISFKTIYNWIYSGLLEKVTNKNLRRKGKKRKSQENRGKFNGKSIKERNINVNNRITVGHWEGDTVVSSRGKSKSCLITLVERTSRFTLAMLVENRTTKVVNENISHYLSILPNNLVKTITFDRGKEFSNWQQLEKNLNVKIYFANAYSPWQRGTNENTNGLIREKFPKKFNFSNTTKNAVHKFILSLNQRPRKILNYLSPIEYLVRKII
- a CDS encoding IS30 family transposase yields the protein MVKFKIFIILIGYARSLLIAQNKAENRKQSHVYFHKFKNRELVKYVQQKLLLGWSPEQIYGRIKNFHKEWIISFKTIYNWIYSGLLEKVTNKNLRRKGKKRKSQENRGKFNGKSIKERNINVNNRITVGHWEGDTVVSSRGKSKSCLITLVERTSRFTLAMLVENRTTKVVNENISHYLSILPNNLVKTITFDRGKEFSNWQQLEKNLNVKIYFANAYSPWQRGTNENTNGLIREKFPKKFNFSNTTKNAVHKFILSLNQRPRKILNYLSPIEYLVRKII